A section of the Haloferax sp. Atlit-12N genome encodes:
- a CDS encoding BCCT family transporter produces MSAVSSADGAVGRFLDEIEPVVFAFGAAITLLFVGAFSLNPEASYDFVLGIRRWILATFNWFFLLAMLGFVLFLGFVIFGPWGNLKLGDEDPEYGFLSYFAMMYSAGLAAGIVFWGPAEALFHYSTVPPLYGAEAQSSAAMPLAVQYSIFHWSLTQWSCFTVMGLAIGYFVYNYDAPLRVSAVLTPVLGADNVDGAIGKLVDILAVFATLGGVATSLGFIGSQFITGLNFQWGIQLGDVGTILVITGMVVIFTVSLVLGVDKGIRRLSNFNMVVFSLLMLATLIFGPTFRILELGTQATGGFIGDFFQMSLFTQATAASSEKWVNAWTVFYWLWPLAWSPFAGLFIARISRGRSVREVAFAGIGATSLATVPWFAIVGGAGVIMQHTGAANVLGPVSEYGEAVSGYVLFGNLPIVGPLLLFGFLVLVTTFFVTSADSSTLAVSMMTTGGKKEPSALNRIFWAVLQGAVASILMVVGGVNALQSAAIITGAPFAIICVIATLGLIRTFQDDYGSLLLQDETNLWGKSESSGGQAPAANVSSHDDD; encoded by the coding sequence GTGTCGGCCGTGAGTTCCGCCGACGGCGCAGTCGGGCGCTTCCTCGACGAAATCGAGCCGGTGGTGTTCGCGTTCGGCGCGGCGATAACGCTGCTCTTCGTCGGCGCGTTCAGCCTCAATCCAGAGGCCTCCTACGACTTCGTCCTCGGGATTCGCCGGTGGATTCTCGCCACGTTCAACTGGTTCTTCCTGTTGGCGATGCTCGGATTCGTCCTGTTCCTAGGCTTCGTGATATTCGGGCCGTGGGGGAACCTAAAGCTCGGTGACGAGGACCCAGAGTACGGCTTCCTGTCGTACTTCGCGATGATGTACTCCGCCGGCCTCGCGGCGGGTATCGTCTTCTGGGGTCCTGCAGAGGCGCTGTTCCACTATTCGACGGTCCCGCCGCTGTACGGGGCCGAGGCCCAGTCTTCGGCGGCGATGCCGCTGGCAGTCCAGTACTCCATTTTCCATTGGAGTCTGACCCAGTGGTCGTGTTTCACCGTGATGGGCCTCGCCATCGGCTACTTCGTCTACAACTACGACGCGCCGCTTCGCGTGTCGGCGGTCCTGACGCCGGTGCTCGGCGCGGACAACGTCGACGGCGCGATAGGGAAACTCGTCGACATCCTCGCCGTGTTCGCGACCCTCGGTGGCGTCGCGACTTCGCTGGGCTTCATCGGGAGCCAGTTCATCACCGGCCTGAACTTCCAGTGGGGAATCCAACTCGGCGACGTGGGGACCATCCTCGTCATCACGGGCATGGTCGTCATCTTCACCGTTTCGTTGGTGCTGGGCGTCGACAAGGGGATTCGCCGGCTCTCGAACTTCAACATGGTCGTGTTCTCCCTGTTGATGCTCGCAACGCTGATATTCGGGCCGACCTTCCGCATCCTCGAACTCGGCACGCAGGCGACCGGCGGCTTCATCGGCGACTTCTTCCAGATGAGCCTGTTCACACAGGCCACCGCGGCCAGTTCTGAGAAGTGGGTCAACGCGTGGACCGTCTTCTACTGGCTCTGGCCGCTGGCGTGGTCGCCCTTCGCGGGCCTGTTCATCGCCCGCATCTCGCGCGGTCGGAGCGTCCGGGAGGTCGCGTTCGCCGGTATCGGCGCGACCTCGCTCGCGACGGTCCCGTGGTTCGCCATCGTCGGCGGCGCGGGCGTCATCATGCAGCACACGGGCGCAGCGAACGTCCTCGGGCCGGTCTCCGAGTACGGCGAAGCGGTCTCGGGATACGTCCTCTTCGGTAACCTCCCCATCGTCGGACCGCTGCTCCTGTTCGGGTTCCTCGTGCTCGTGACGACGTTCTTCGTCACCTCCGCCGACTCGTCCACCCTCGCGGTGTCGATGATGACGACCGGCGGCAAAAAGGAACCGTCCGCGCTCAACCGCATCTTCTGGGCCGTCCTCCAGGGTGCGGTGGCGTCCATCCTGATGGTCGTCGGCGGCGTGAACGCCCTGCAGTCCGCGGCGATTATCACGGGCGCGCCGTTCGCCATCATCTGCGTGATAGCGACGCTCGGACTCATCCGAACCTTCCAAGACGACTACGGAAGCCTCCTCCTCCAAGACGAGACGAACCTCTGGGGGAAATCGGAGTCAAGCGGCGGGCAAGCGCCGGCCGCGAACGTCTCCAGCCACGACGACGACTGA
- a CDS encoding Rid family detoxifying hydrolase — protein MPPERVITDDAPRTDNPYSQGVVAGDTLYVSGYGPVDPETGEEVDGDIEEQTDRVLDNIAAVVSEAGGDGLDDAVKLTVYVTDLDDYERVNEAYGARFDEVPPARVCVEVARLPGDVRVEMDAIAYLG, from the coding sequence ATGCCACCCGAACGAGTCATCACGGACGACGCCCCGCGCACGGACAACCCCTACTCGCAGGGCGTCGTCGCCGGCGACACGCTCTACGTCTCGGGCTACGGCCCGGTCGACCCCGAGACGGGCGAGGAGGTCGACGGCGACATCGAGGAACAGACCGATCGCGTACTCGACAACATCGCGGCCGTCGTCTCCGAGGCCGGCGGCGACGGCCTCGACGACGCGGTGAAACTGACGGTGTACGTCACCGACCTCGACGACTACGAGCGAGTGAACGAGGCGTACGGCGCGCGGTTCGACGAGGTGCCGCCGGCCCGCGTCTGCGTCGAGGTCGCGCGACTCCCCGGCGACGTACGCGTCGAGATGGACGCGATAGCGTATCTCGGGTAG
- a CDS encoding aspartate aminotransferase family protein, which produces MVAGPPIHELHFDDAPSVGDVPGPKSTRLLEKQQRIDSSAVSYPEDIPIAFDSGKGATVRDADGNTFIDMFAGIGVLNVGHSNPYVLDAVHEQTDKFVHTVDFPTEARLDLIEKLDEIAPEGLRGNNRVVFGGPTGSDAIEASIKLAKYNTEGSGLVAFRGAYHGATSGAMSLTGNKKFKGDYSPLLPDVVHAPYPNTIEMGKGPQEAVDHCLEEVKAIFEDPYGGLANPAGIFVEPIQGEGGVVTPPKGFLKGLRDIADDNDVPLVFDEIQSGLGRSGKWWASEWYGVTPDVMTSAKALGGTGFPLSATIYHEDLDTWGSGDHAGTYRGHVVGMRAGTRAIEYIQEHDLLAHARDLGQYIRGRLSEVAEDNPRIVDVRGKGLFIGAEFVDADGNPDGDAADALQQYCFERGVLVWKAGRHGNILRLLPPLVLTRDLAETALDVITDGIEAVTAETQRV; this is translated from the coding sequence ATGGTCGCAGGTCCACCGATTCACGAGTTGCACTTCGACGACGCGCCGAGCGTGGGCGACGTTCCGGGGCCGAAATCGACGCGACTCCTCGAAAAACAACAGCGAATCGACAGCAGCGCCGTCTCGTACCCTGAGGATATCCCCATCGCGTTCGACAGCGGGAAGGGCGCGACGGTGCGCGACGCCGACGGCAACACCTTCATCGACATGTTCGCCGGTATCGGCGTGTTGAACGTCGGTCACTCGAACCCGTACGTCCTCGACGCGGTCCACGAGCAGACCGATAAGTTCGTCCACACCGTCGACTTCCCGACGGAGGCCCGACTCGACCTCATCGAGAAACTGGACGAAATCGCGCCCGAGGGACTGCGCGGGAACAACCGCGTCGTCTTCGGCGGTCCGACGGGGAGCGACGCCATCGAGGCGTCTATCAAACTCGCCAAGTACAACACCGAAGGGAGCGGTCTCGTCGCCTTCCGCGGCGCGTACCACGGCGCGACGAGCGGCGCGATGAGCCTCACCGGCAACAAGAAGTTCAAGGGGGACTACTCACCGCTGCTCCCCGACGTGGTCCACGCGCCCTACCCGAACACTATCGAGATGGGCAAGGGACCGCAAGAGGCGGTGGACCACTGTCTCGAAGAGGTCAAGGCCATCTTCGAGGACCCCTACGGCGGCCTCGCCAACCCGGCTGGTATCTTCGTCGAGCCGATTCAGGGCGAAGGCGGCGTCGTCACCCCGCCGAAGGGCTTCCTGAAGGGCCTCCGCGACATCGCCGACGACAACGACGTGCCGCTCGTGTTCGACGAGATTCAGAGCGGCCTCGGTCGCTCCGGCAAGTGGTGGGCCAGCGAGTGGTACGGTGTCACGCCGGACGTGATGACCTCGGCGAAGGCGCTCGGCGGGACCGGCTTCCCGCTGTCGGCGACTATCTACCACGAGGACCTCGATACGTGGGGGTCGGGCGACCACGCGGGCACCTACCGCGGCCACGTCGTCGGGATGCGCGCCGGCACCCGCGCCATCGAGTACATTCAGGAGCACGACCTCCTCGCGCACGCCCGCGACCTCGGCCAGTACATCCGCGGACGGCTCTCCGAAGTCGCAGAAGACAACCCGCGAATCGTGGACGTTCGCGGGAAGGGGCTGTTCATCGGCGCGGAGTTCGTCGACGCCGACGGCAACCCCGACGGCGACGCGGCCGACGCGCTCCAGCAGTACTGCTTCGAGCGCGGCGTGCTGGTGTGGAAGGCCGGCCGGCACGGCAACATCCTGCGCCTGCTCCCGCCGCTCGTGCTCACCCGCGACCTCGCGGAGACGGCGCTCGACGTCATCACCGATGGCATCGAGGCGGTCACGGCCGAAACGCAACGAGTCTAA
- a CDS encoding aldehyde ferredoxin oxidoreductase family protein, with translation MLHAKGPLLTVDLGDKTSRTEDIDEILESYVGGRGVATRLAHERVPFDVDPFSPENRVYFSTGPMQASNMSFTGRTNCTSVSPLTGGLCSSNAGGFVSRNFADAGYSAVELEGASDELVVLHVTDEGVEFESVPDLAGATVPETVAYLDDEHGIEADRTMVVGPAGENLVRFASIMTSEERAFGRGGLGAVLGSKNVKALTFGGDSAPDIEIPSSQMEIHREAATDDHIMKRQGTVAVLDLANEMDGLPSYYFSERHFEGAEGINGDAIEKKKYKKGTCSACAFACKLPTKDEEAGVETEGPEFEVTMAFGSNSGVDDIVEVMKSNELCDRYGLDAISAGNTVAAYLASEDEFGNTDLIHDLVEKIALREGVGDDLAEGIARVHDDLGVENWTVKGMDFAAHEGRVLHGQGLSYAVANRGADHMYAVFYSQEYPLVGKDDAYPPEGFEGKPKRLIEKENQMALNDSGIVCKFSRDFMTPERYEMLFGADFEDLLAVGDRIVTLERHFNNQRGFDRGDDTLPYADELDGFEAALEAYYERRGWTDDGVVPSGNVPA, from the coding sequence ATGTTACACGCAAAAGGTCCGCTGCTCACGGTCGACTTGGGAGACAAAACGAGCCGGACGGAAGACATCGACGAGATTCTCGAATCGTACGTCGGTGGCCGCGGGGTCGCCACCCGACTCGCTCACGAGCGCGTCCCCTTCGACGTGGACCCGTTCAGCCCGGAGAACCGGGTCTACTTCAGTACCGGTCCGATGCAGGCGTCGAACATGAGCTTCACCGGCCGGACGAACTGCACCAGCGTCTCGCCGCTGACCGGCGGCCTTTGTTCGTCGAACGCGGGCGGGTTCGTCTCGCGGAACTTCGCTGACGCGGGCTACTCGGCGGTCGAACTCGAGGGCGCGAGCGACGAACTGGTCGTCCTCCACGTCACAGACGAGGGCGTCGAGTTCGAGTCCGTCCCGGACCTCGCCGGCGCGACGGTCCCCGAGACGGTCGCGTACCTCGACGACGAACACGGCATCGAAGCCGACCGGACGATGGTCGTCGGCCCCGCCGGCGAGAACCTCGTGCGCTTCGCCTCCATCATGACGAGCGAGGAGCGCGCGTTCGGCCGCGGCGGCCTCGGTGCCGTCCTCGGGTCGAAGAACGTGAAGGCGCTCACCTTCGGCGGCGACTCCGCGCCCGACATCGAGATTCCGTCGTCACAGATGGAAATTCACCGGGAGGCCGCCACCGACGACCACATCATGAAGCGACAGGGAACCGTCGCCGTGCTGGACCTCGCCAACGAGATGGACGGCCTCCCGTCGTACTACTTCTCCGAGCGCCACTTCGAGGGTGCAGAGGGCATCAACGGCGACGCCATCGAGAAGAAGAAGTACAAGAAGGGAACCTGCTCGGCCTGCGCGTTCGCGTGCAAACTCCCCACGAAAGACGAGGAAGCGGGCGTCGAGACCGAGGGGCCCGAGTTCGAAGTCACCATGGCGTTCGGGTCGAACTCCGGCGTCGACGACATCGTCGAGGTGATGAAGTCGAACGAACTGTGCGACCGCTACGGCCTCGACGCCATCTCGGCCGGCAACACCGTCGCGGCCTACCTCGCCAGCGAAGACGAGTTCGGCAACACCGACCTCATCCACGACCTCGTGGAGAAAATCGCGCTCCGGGAGGGCGTCGGCGACGACCTCGCCGAGGGTATCGCCCGCGTGCACGACGACCTCGGCGTGGAGAACTGGACGGTCAAGGGGATGGACTTCGCCGCCCACGAGGGGCGCGTCCTCCACGGACAGGGCCTGTCGTACGCCGTCGCCAACCGTGGCGCGGACCACATGTACGCGGTGTTCTACTCGCAGGAGTACCCGCTCGTCGGCAAGGACGACGCCTACCCGCCGGAGGGCTTCGAGGGCAAGCCCAAGCGCCTCATCGAGAAGGAAAACCAGATGGCGCTCAACGACAGCGGCATCGTCTGTAAGTTCTCGCGGGACTTCATGACCCCCGAGCGCTACGAGATGCTGTTCGGTGCCGACTTCGAGGACCTGCTGGCCGTCGGCGACCGCATCGTCACGCTCGAACGGCACTTCAACAACCAGCGCGGCTTCGACCGCGGCGACGACACGCTCCCGTACGCCGACGAGTTAGACGGGTTCGAGGCGGCGCTCGAAGCGTACTACGAGCGTCGCGGGTGGACTGACGACGGCGTCGTTCCGTCCGGGAACGTCCCGGCGTAA
- a CDS encoding IclR family transcriptional regulator — protein sequence MNRHDPSGVLKTTAASLALVDHILELEGATMSELVEATDLAKSTVHAHLKTLAEYGYVVNIDNEYQLGAKFCHLGDYVRTRKDYYRVAQETVSWLDNESSMDADFAVEEHGRIVSLYGDLEFANSPRFLIDGSPFHVHTTSSGKAIIAEYPETRVRDIIDRWGLPAATDASITTEDELFAELATVREQGYAENSGEAVEGFWAIGKAVKSPRGEVYGSLNLSGPAYVIDEETRATQAELLERAAERFEQGIAELYQTPAGETDEE from the coding sequence ATGAATAGACACGACCCGTCCGGCGTGCTCAAGACGACCGCCGCCTCGTTGGCGCTCGTCGACCACATCCTCGAACTGGAGGGGGCGACGATGAGCGAGTTGGTCGAGGCGACCGACCTCGCGAAGAGCACCGTCCACGCTCACCTGAAGACGCTCGCGGAGTACGGCTACGTCGTGAACATCGACAACGAGTACCAGCTGGGAGCGAAGTTCTGTCATCTCGGCGACTACGTCAGGACGCGCAAAGACTACTACCGGGTCGCTCAGGAGACCGTCTCGTGGCTCGACAACGAGTCGTCGATGGACGCGGACTTCGCGGTCGAAGAACACGGCCGCATCGTCTCGTTGTACGGCGACCTCGAATTCGCGAACTCCCCGCGGTTTCTCATCGACGGCAGTCCGTTCCACGTCCACACGACGAGTTCGGGGAAGGCGATTATCGCCGAGTACCCGGAGACCCGAGTGCGGGACATCATCGACCGCTGGGGACTGCCTGCGGCGACGGACGCCTCCATCACGACCGAAGACGAACTGTTCGCAGAGCTGGCGACCGTCCGCGAGCAGGGATACGCCGAGAACAGCGGCGAGGCGGTCGAAGGCTTTTGGGCCATCGGGAAGGCCGTGAAGTCGCCGCGGGGCGAGGTGTACGGGTCGCTGAACCTGAGCGGTCCCGCCTACGTCATCGACGAGGAGACGCGGGCGACGCAGGCCGAACTGCTCGAACGCGCCGCCGAGCGATTCGAACAGGGCATCGCGGAGCTATACCAGACTCCGGCGGGCGAAACGGACGAAGAGTGA
- a CDS encoding inositol monophosphatase: MDTDPRTEVAIDAAKRGADHASARFRTELDIEQKGDAIDLVTEVDRETQRRVISTIRERFPDDAVVGEEEDELKTVPESGYAWIIDPIDGTQNYTRGAREWVTSVAVVKDQTPIAAVNVSPETGDTYIATEEGVERNGRPISVNDESNTSAFLVSSTLRYQDGDRPGIERLAGDIFGTFGEMRKLGTTQLTLSRLADGSIDAVVGLDEHPNAWDTVAGVYLVKRAGGTVTDLHGNNWGPGQPGLVASNGRAHDEVLEAAQAAFEATQ, translated from the coding sequence ATGGACACGGACCCCCGCACGGAAGTCGCAATCGATGCCGCGAAGAGAGGTGCCGACCACGCGTCGGCGCGTTTCAGAACCGAACTCGATATCGAGCAGAAAGGCGACGCGATAGACCTCGTCACGGAAGTCGACCGCGAGACACAACGCCGGGTCATCTCGACGATTAGAGAGCGCTTCCCCGACGACGCGGTCGTCGGCGAGGAGGAAGACGAACTGAAGACCGTCCCCGAGTCGGGATACGCCTGGATTATCGACCCGATAGACGGGACGCAAAACTACACACGGGGGGCCCGCGAGTGGGTGACGAGCGTCGCCGTCGTCAAAGACCAGACTCCGATTGCGGCGGTGAACGTCTCTCCCGAGACGGGAGACACCTACATCGCCACGGAGGAGGGAGTCGAGCGGAACGGACGACCAATCTCCGTCAACGACGAGTCGAACACCAGCGCGTTTCTCGTCTCCTCGACGCTCCGGTATCAGGACGGTGACCGACCGGGAATCGAACGGCTCGCGGGGGACATCTTCGGTACGTTCGGCGAGATGCGGAAACTCGGGACGACGCAACTGACGCTCTCGCGACTCGCCGACGGGTCGATAGACGCGGTCGTCGGACTCGACGAACACCCGAACGCGTGGGACACCGTGGCCGGGGTCTACCTAGTCAAGCGCGCGGGCGGAACGGTAACCGACCTCCACGGAAACAACTGGGGACCGGGACAGCCGGGTCTCGTCGCGTCGAACGGGCGCGCACACGACGAGGTGCTCGAAGCGGCGCAGGCGGCGTTCGAGGCGACGCAGTAG
- a CDS encoding universal stress protein, with protein sequence MERVLAVVDPSEISKKVVREAGSIAEQMNAEMVLIHVTTEDEYKARRGTMETLLSSSRSYTHDDAREGATKFAQDLGREVLADFEVEYRAVGSLGDKATEVLDAAVENECDHIFLSGRQRSPTGKAIFGDTTQRVILEFDGFVTVTTR encoded by the coding sequence ATGGAACGAGTCCTAGCCGTCGTAGACCCGTCGGAGATCTCGAAGAAGGTCGTCCGCGAGGCCGGTTCGATCGCCGAACAGATGAATGCCGAAATGGTCCTCATCCACGTGACGACGGAAGACGAGTACAAAGCCCGACGCGGGACGATGGAGACGCTCCTGAGTTCCTCGAGGAGTTACACACACGACGACGCGCGAGAGGGGGCGACGAAGTTCGCTCAAGACCTCGGACGCGAAGTGCTCGCTGATTTCGAGGTGGAGTACCGGGCGGTCGGGTCCCTCGGCGACAAGGCCACTGAAGTACTCGATGCGGCAGTCGAAAACGAGTGCGACCACATCTTCCTCTCAGGGCGTCAACGGTCGCCGACGGGTAAGGCCATCTTCGGTGACACCACGCAGCGAGTCATCCTCGAGTTCGACGGATTCGTCACCGTCACCACTCGGTGA
- a CDS encoding GntP family permease: protein MTVEFVHSPLLTFVVGLILVVLFLVVWDLPAFVGLGLAAFSVGIVNSVFVSDFALVDAATRTAAAFGNGMEGIGIPILMAAIIGKSMLESGSAQRIVRTFQSLVGRENSEFALWGSSTVLSIPVFFDSVLFLLAPLARSMRARRGKNYALYLIAVGAGGSAAHVFIPPTPGPLAVASQVGVDLAMTMAVGVAVAIPSATMSGLVFGHWANARMEIPLRDSMGTTTEELEERAQQSSSSLPGTFEAALPIVLAVVLVSSLTILNTLEPLYPSLAVVRPGIAFIGDKNVAMTLAGLTAALTYLRWSDLSRSLWEDELTEALKSGGNIAAITAMGGAFGALLAASGIGPYIADSLRGIGIGLLVTAWLIAAIVRIAQGSATAAMLTTAGIMAPLTSQLSVHPAYLVMAIGSGGIICSWYNDSGFWLMKEIGGLTQMETLKTWTALTTIISVTGIASVLVFSTIVPLA from the coding sequence ATGACGGTGGAGTTCGTCCATAGTCCGCTACTTACGTTCGTAGTCGGGCTCATACTAGTTGTACTGTTCCTCGTCGTGTGGGACCTCCCCGCGTTCGTGGGGTTAGGGCTCGCCGCGTTCTCCGTCGGCATCGTCAACTCGGTGTTCGTCTCGGACTTCGCGCTCGTCGATGCGGCGACGAGAACGGCAGCGGCGTTCGGAAACGGGATGGAAGGTATCGGTATTCCCATCCTCATGGCGGCAATCATCGGCAAGTCGATGCTGGAAAGTGGGTCCGCTCAACGTATCGTGCGGACGTTTCAATCACTCGTCGGGCGGGAGAACTCGGAATTTGCGCTGTGGGGGAGCAGTACGGTCCTCTCGATTCCGGTGTTCTTCGACAGCGTCCTGTTCCTCTTAGCGCCGCTCGCCCGCTCGATGCGTGCACGCCGCGGAAAGAACTACGCGTTGTATCTCATCGCCGTGGGCGCCGGCGGCTCTGCGGCGCACGTGTTCATTCCGCCGACCCCGGGGCCGCTGGCAGTCGCTAGTCAAGTCGGCGTCGACCTCGCCATGACGATGGCTGTCGGTGTGGCCGTCGCGATTCCTTCGGCGACGATGTCCGGGCTCGTCTTCGGCCATTGGGCCAACGCTCGGATGGAGATTCCGCTGCGAGACTCGATGGGGACGACGACCGAAGAACTCGAAGAACGGGCACAGCAGAGCAGTAGCTCGCTTCCGGGGACGTTCGAGGCCGCGCTCCCGATCGTCCTCGCGGTCGTGTTAGTGAGTTCGCTTACGATTCTCAACACGCTCGAACCGCTCTATCCGTCGCTCGCGGTCGTCAGACCAGGAATCGCATTTATCGGAGACAAGAACGTCGCCATGACGCTCGCTGGGCTTACAGCGGCGCTCACGTACCTCCGCTGGTCCGACCTCTCGCGTTCGCTGTGGGAAGACGAGCTTACTGAGGCGCTCAAGAGCGGTGGGAACATCGCTGCAATCACCGCGATGGGTGGCGCGTTCGGCGCGCTGCTCGCCGCGTCGGGAATCGGCCCGTACATCGCCGATAGCCTCCGTGGGATTGGTATCGGACTGCTGGTGACCGCGTGGCTTATCGCCGCTATCGTCCGCATCGCACAGGGGTCGGCAACGGCCGCGATGCTGACGACCGCGGGTATCATGGCACCGCTGACGAGCCAGCTCAGCGTACACCCCGCGTACCTCGTTATGGCGATCGGCTCGGGCGGCATCATCTGTTCGTGGTACAACGACTCCGGCTTCTGGCTGATGAAGGAGATCGGCGGTCTGACGCAGATGGAGACGCTGAAAACGTGGACGGCGCTGACGACGATTATCTCGGTCACGGGAATCGCTTCGGTGCTCGTCTTCTCGACTATCGTTCCGCTCGCGTGA
- a CDS encoding family 43 glycosylhydrolase: MTKRHGSNNIDRRTVLKSLGAGAVATVGGLGLSGTASADESSTHYHNPVGPIGFGDVSIIEDNGTYYAYGTETPQDIIPIAESTDMYNWSYIAPALTETPGWHPTESDPGCWAPDVRYHNGQYHLYYSLSVWGSDNAGIGLATSDTPDGPFSDQGPVIESGDLDLTNCIDADTVIVDGQPWLVWGSYEGLYAVQMNDAMDDIVPGTEFQMAGQMIEGPVMLQDNGYWYLFYSSGQCCEGYDSTYRLECGRATSFTGPYYNQNGTDLRDLTETHQGVPILEGNSEFTGPGHNDVFQGPDGDWWCFYHVEATADDETRYMMQDRIEWDNNDWPVIACNGVPSSEAPVPGEPSGCESGPISDGTYHIANANSGKLLEVADAGTADGDNVRQYADTGSTCQDWDVTANGDGTYAITNVNSGLWLEVASAGTAEGDNIQQYSNTTNPTQAWTIEDAGGGEYRLVNANSGLLAEVANAGTADGDNVQQWSDNGGAHQRWTFTSV; this comes from the coding sequence ATGACTAAACGTCATGGAAGCAATAATATCGATAGACGGACAGTACTCAAATCGCTCGGCGCGGGTGCGGTGGCGACCGTCGGCGGCCTCGGACTAAGCGGGACGGCCAGTGCGGACGAGAGTTCCACGCACTACCACAACCCGGTCGGGCCGATCGGTTTCGGCGACGTATCGATCATCGAGGACAACGGGACCTACTACGCCTACGGAACGGAGACACCCCAAGACATTATCCCCATCGCGGAGTCGACGGACATGTACAACTGGTCGTACATCGCACCGGCGCTCACGGAGACGCCGGGCTGGCACCCCACGGAGTCAGACCCGGGCTGCTGGGCACCCGACGTCCGATACCACAACGGCCAGTACCACCTCTACTATTCGCTGTCGGTCTGGGGGAGTGACAACGCGGGAATCGGCCTAGCCACCTCAGACACACCCGACGGCCCCTTCAGCGACCAGGGACCGGTGATCGAAAGCGGCGACCTCGACCTGACGAACTGCATCGACGCGGACACGGTTATCGTCGACGGCCAGCCGTGGCTGGTCTGGGGCAGTTACGAGGGCCTCTACGCCGTCCAGATGAACGACGCGATGGACGACATCGTCCCCGGCACCGAGTTCCAGATGGCGGGCCAGATGATCGAGGGGCCGGTGATGCTCCAAGACAACGGGTACTGGTACCTCTTTTACTCCTCGGGGCAGTGCTGTGAGGGGTACGACAGCACCTATCGCCTCGAATGCGGCCGCGCGACGTCGTTCACGGGACCGTACTACAACCAGAACGGCACGGACCTGCGGGACCTCACCGAGACCCACCAGGGCGTCCCGATTCTGGAGGGCAACAGCGAGTTCACCGGTCCAGGCCACAACGACGTCTTCCAGGGCCCCGACGGCGACTGGTGGTGTTTCTACCACGTGGAGGCGACCGCCGACGACGAGACGCGCTACATGATGCAAGACCGCATCGAGTGGGACAACAACGACTGGCCGGTCATCGCCTGCAACGGCGTGCCGAGCAGCGAGGCCCCCGTCCCCGGCGAGCCCTCGGGCTGTGAGAGCGGTCCCATTTCGGACGGAACCTACCACATCGCGAATGCCAACAGCGGCAAACTGCTCGAAGTGGCCGACGCCGGAACGGCCGACGGCGACAACGTGCGCCAGTACGCCGACACCGGGAGCACGTGTCAGGACTGGGACGTCACGGCGAACGGTGACGGAACCTACGCGATCACGAACGTCAACAGCGGCCTCTGGCTGGAGGTTGCGAGCGCCGGCACGGCAGAGGGTGACAACATCCAGCAGTACAGCAACACCACCAATCCGACTCAGGCCTGGACTATCGAAGACGCGGGCGGCGGTGAGTACCGCCTCGTCAACGCGAACAGCGGGCTGCTCGCCGAAGTGGCGAACGCGGGCACCGCCGACGGCGACAACGTCCAGCAGTGGAGCGACAACGGCGGCGCACACCAGCGGTGGACGTTCACCTCGGTCTAA